The window CAACAGAATTATAAACCATGAGGCAGAGTTAAAATCTGTATATCCACAATCCTATAACGATATACACCAGTATGTCTGGTCCATGTTTGAAGCCGTCTCTACCAGGAAAGAGGGATACCAACTGACTGTGCTGGGAGCTTTTTACCAGCTTATAGGTGCAGTTTTTACAGAAGGCCATTACAACCCTGCACCTGTAAAATCCCCCAGGAACCACAAGCGCATAGTACAGTTAAAAACTGCCCTGGAATTTATGGAGTCATCTTACAATACGCCCCTTACGCTGGAAGAAATGTCAGCCAGCGTAAATATGTCCCCCAAATACTTTTGCCGCTTTTTTCAGGAGATGACCCACCGTACCCCAGTGGACTACCTAAATTACTATAGGATAGAGCGTGCCTGTTACCAGCTAATGACTACTGACCAGTCTATAACAGAGGTCGCATATAATTCCGGCTTTAATGATCTCAGCTATTTTATAAAAACATTTAAAAAATATAAAGGGACAACTCCCAAAAAATACCTCTCCTGACCGGATTTCCCATGTCCATGAAATTCTGTTTCTTAAGATCATACTTATTGAACATGAGCAATTCAATAAATATACCCAAAGGGCATCCCTTATTAAGCATGAGTAGTCCGATAAATATGAGCTGTCAGAATATCCCAAGAATTTTCTCATGGAAAGATTCATATAAAGTATCATAATCCGCATACTTTATATTACTCCCTTTGAAGCTTCTGTCCCATACTGTACGCACCCCTTCCGCTATGGCATTGCTGTCCGGGTGCCCTGTCCCCAGAATGGAAGGAAATACATAGTATATCATAAAGAAATTCAGATCCACCTGTGTCCGCCCATCAATCCTTTCCTTCTTACCGGCAAATCTTTTCTTTACAGCGCCTGCCAGGGCCTCTCCGATTTCCAGTGCTGCAGCTTCCTTGTTTTCTGCCCGCCCTATATACTCCGTCATTTCTCTGAAAAAATGACCGTTTCTCTCCATAAATTCCTTACTATTACTTTCATAGGATTTTTTTTTCAGTTTACGCATCATCTTTTCTTTATCATCAAAGATTGTCTCTATTCCCTGAAGCATATATCTTTCTCCTTTGCCATACAGTTATTTTGAAAAAGGAACCGGGGATACCCCGGTTCCTCTCACTATAGATCATTGCATATTCCCCAAAAGCCACTTTTCAGTGTCATCCCCAGGCAATATTTATATCATTTAATATTAATTAGTCATACAGGTTAGGAGCGATGTCTGCTTCTTCCATATTTGTAGCATCATACCAGTAACCATCTGTCTCGATATCCTCTACTGTTTCTCCCTCGCAGATCTTATACAGAGTCTCGATAGATAATTTACCCTGCATCAGAGGAGACTGTGTA of the Luxibacter massiliensis genome contains:
- a CDS encoding AraC family transcriptional regulator; the encoded protein is MQYINYRESWQRGTVDFPLEYHHITPSHPQYVMSLHWHIEFEIIRILSGSFHLSIDEREYEVCEGSSIFIPAGALHAGTPRDCTYECIVFDINMLMNKNDSCCKFINRIINHEAELKSVYPQSYNDIHQYVWSMFEAVSTRKEGYQLTVLGAFYQLIGAVFTEGHYNPAPVKSPRNHKRIVQLKTALEFMESSYNTPLTLEEMSASVNMSPKYFCRFFQEMTHRTPVDYLNYYRIERACYQLMTTDQSITEVAYNSGFNDLSYFIKTFKKYKGTTPKKYLS